One window of Pieris napi chromosome 14, ilPieNapi1.2, whole genome shotgun sequence genomic DNA carries:
- the LOC125056138 gene encoding tRNA (adenine(58)-N(1))-methyltransferase non-catalytic subunit TRM6 produces MSNNIIKVGEYIVVQKHNYKKLYKFNKTDSRISVGKDSVSLSAIEGCNYFSIFKMVAKGKKRSREYDLELVGETACLKDEIGIKSSGSDNRNIYDDGRSQKLTADEIYDLKSDSSKAADIVETLITNSNTFHNKTEFSQDKYLKKKEKKYFEYIQILKPNLRIISEILYKLEPTKVQGIRIDTLSQIVTMANLCCEGNHLLYDSGSNGLLAAALLNAIGDSNTGRLVHMHPGNMSQKQALLAMNYSPEHYNKCVSVNVYSALRQYYQGCDTNSSEKIIEVANSNSLKRKGESLPEDGAKVSKISKTQSLDIEKTENRYTQEPKKPKWHFDNIEASNIISNKMDSLVIACKEDPQNIFVELSKFVKPGRPFVVYYPVAEPLQNLYVTLKSQSNVAALKLTCSWMRNYQILPERTHPEVLMNGSSGFLLTGYILK; encoded by the exons atgtcaaataacaTCATTAAAGTTGGTGAGTATATTGTTGTGcaaaaacataattacaaaaagctttataaatttaataaaaccgaTTCACGAATTAGTGTTGGAAAAGATTCCGTTAGCTTAAGCGCTATTGAAGGATGCAactatttttcaatatttaaaatggtaGCCAAAGGCAAAAAAAGAAGTAGGGAATATGATTTAGAATTGGTGGGAGAAACAGCATGCCTTAAAGACGAGATTGGCATTAAATCTTCTGGTTCTgataatagaaatatatacgACGATGGCAGATCTCAAAAATTAACAGCAGACGAAATCTATGACTTGAAAAGTGATTCATCTAAAGCTGCAGACATTGTTGAAACACTGATAACTAATTCAAATACTTTTCATAATAAGACAGAATTCTCGCAGGATaagtatttgaaaaaaaaggaaaaaaaatattttgaatatatccaaattttaaaaccaaatttaagaataatatcagaaattttatataaactagaACCAACAAAAGTACAAGGAATTCGCATTGATACATTATCTCAAATTGTTACCATGGCCAATCTATGTTGTGAAGGTAATCACTTGCTTTATGACTCAGGGTCAAATGGACTACTTGCTGCTGCTTTGTTAAATGCCATAGGAGATAGTAACACTGGAAGATTAGTTCACATGCACCCAGGCAATATGTCCCAAAAACAAGCTTTGTTAGCTATGAATTACAGTCCGGAGCATTATAACAAATGTGTTTCTGTTAATGTATATTCTGCACTGAGGCAATATTATCAGGGCTGTGATACAAATTCATCAGAGAAAATTATTGAAGTTGCAAAtagtaatagtttaaaaagaaAAGGTGAATCTTTACCTGAAGATGGTGCAAAGGTttctaaaatttctaaaacaCAGAGCCTAGACATagaaaaaacagaaaataggTATACACAAGAACCAAAAAAGCCTAAATGGCATTTTGACAACATAGAAGCATCAAAcattatatcaaataaaatggACTCGCTTGTTATAGCGTGCAAGGAGGATcctcaaaatatatttgtggaattatcaaaatttgttaaaccTGGTAGACCATTTGTTGTTTACTACCCTGTTGCAGAACCATTACAAAACTTGTATGTTACTCTTAAGTCTCAAAGTAATGTAGCAGCTTTAAAGCTCACTTGCAGTTGGATGAGAAACTATCAg atcttGCCTGAAAGAACACACCCAGAAGTATTAATGAATGGATCAAGtggatttttattaacagGGTATATACTAAAGTGA
- the LOC125056016 gene encoding succinate--CoA ligase [GDP-forming] subunit beta, mitochondrial, producing the protein MAALKNTKNLRVFKILATRYSPQVKSTRNLNLQEYHSKDLLKKYHVSIQNFRLIDSSLDPEPLSNFKANEYVVKAQILAGGRGKGHFDNGFKGGVHITKDPRQIIPLAKHMIGHKLITKQTPKEGILVDKVMVAESVNIKRETYLSIVMERSYNGAALVASPAGGMDIEAVAEETPHLLKTIPVDIYEGVTDAMAKELAEFMEFKGVMVNRCAEEIKKLWQLFLKVDATQLEINPLVETDDGRVVAVDAKINFDDNAQFRQKDIFALDDVSGVDPREVEATSLNLTYIDMDGSIGCMVNGAGLAMATMDLITLSGGKPANFLDLGGGVGQSQVSAALRILESDPKVKAIFVNVFAGIVNCATVASGIVAACKESPPKHPLIIRLEGTNAAQAKTILEQSGLNINMVNDADEAAKLAVKLANEQK; encoded by the exons ATGGCTGCATTAAAGAACACCAAGAATTTAAGGGTATTTAAAATCTTAGCTACAAGATACTCTCCACAAGTGAAATCAACAAGAAATTTAAATCTCCAAGAGTATCATagtaaagatttattaaaaaaatatcatgtgTCTATTCAGAACTTTCGGCTAATAGACTCTAGTCTGGATCCTGAACCATTGTCAAATTTTAAAGCCAATGAATATGTTGTTAAAGCACAAATTTTAGCTGGTGGCCGTGGTAAAGGACATTTTGATAATGGGTTCAAAGGTGGAGTTCACATTACTAAAGACCCACGACAAATTATTCCTTTAGCAAAACATATGATTGGTCATAAgttaattacaaaacaaactcCAAAGGAAGGCATTTTGGTTGATAAAGTAATGGTTGCTGAAAGTGTTAACATTAAACGGGAAACCTATCTAAGTATTGTCATGGAAAGAAGTTATAATGGAGCAGCATTAGTGGCTTCACCAGCTGGTGGTATGGATATAGAGGCTGTAGCAGAAGAAACCcctcatttattaaaaacaataccaGTAGATATTTATGAAGGTGTAACAGATGCCATGGCAAAAGAGTTAGCAGAGTTTATGGAATTCAAAGGAGTAATGGTTAATAGGTGTGCAGAAGAAATCAAGAAACTGTGGCAGCTTTTCCTTAAG gTAGATGCAACACAGTTGGAAATTAATCCTTTAGTAGAAACTGATGATGGTCGGGTTGTTGCAGTTGATGCTAAAATTAACTTTGATGACAATGCACAATTTAGacaaaaagatatatttgcCCTTGATGATGTGTCTGGAGTGGACCCTAGAGAA GTAGAAGCAACATCATTAAATTTGACATATATTGATATGGATGGAAGTATAGGCTGCATGGTCAATGGAGCTGGTTTAGCAATGGCTACAATGGACCTTATTACGTTAAGTGGTGGAAAACCAGCTAATTTCTTGGACCTTGGAGGAGGAGTAGGTCAATCGCAAGTGTCCGCTGCATTAAGAATATTGGAGTCTGACCCTAAAGTGAAGGCTATATTTGTCAATGTTTTTGCtg GTATCGTAAACTGTGCAACGGTTGCAAGTGGTATTGTGGCAGCGTGCAAGGAAAGTCCTCCAAAACACCCGCTTATTATTAGATTGGAGGGTACAAACGCAGCTCAGGCAAAGACAATTCTAGAGCAATCGGGCCTCAATATCAATATGGTGAATGACGCCGATGAAGCAGCGAAGTTAGCTGTCAAATTAGcaaatgaacaaaaataa
- the LOC125056082 gene encoding mitochondrial-processing peptidase subunit alpha has product MSHLTDIKLLFSRLSSIKASINTLRYGVQKFSQGDKPLPKGSVTPLPPLSEPMPNLPPVVYSSAKSEDSITEVTTLSNGLRVASEKKFGQFCTAGVVIDSGPRYEVAYPNGISHFLEKLSFGATHKFPTRDVMLRELERHGGICDCQGSRDTTVYATSADSRGLEAVTQVLAEVTLRPQLSVEEIEAARQAVAFELETLAMRPEQETILMDMIHSAAYKGNTLGLPKTCPKENVNKIDRGVIINFLKNHYTPDRMVVAAVGVEHGPFVEYVQKYFVDSKPTWYSPDDKEFKPIIDRSIAQYTGGVEQEDCEIPLYPGSDLPELAHIVIGIESCSHGDPDFVATCVLNMMMGGGGSFSAGGPGKGMYTRLYTNVLNRYHWMFNATAYNHAYGDTGLFCVHSAAPPNRIYDTALVIARELANMAGKVGENELRRAKTQLQSMLLMNLEARPVVFEDVGRQVLATGKRKPPSYFINEIEKITADDIVRVARRMLSKRPSVAARGKLSHLPAFEEIQSNMTLSKSDSQGRRLNLFRA; this is encoded by the exons ATGTCGCATTTAACAGATATAAAACTACTGTTTTCTAGGTTGTCTTCTATAAAAGCTAG TATCAATACATTGCGCTATGGAGTTCAAAAATTTAGCCAGGGTGACAAACCACTGCCAAAAGGAAGTGTCACACCTTTACCTCCACTCTCAGAACCAATGCCTAATCTCCCCCCAGTGGTATATTCTTCAGCAAAATCTGAAGATAGCATAACAGAAGTTACAACCCTTAGTAATGGATTAAGAGTTGCATCAGAAAAGAAATTTGGACAATTCTGTACAGCGGGAG ttgTCATTGATTCTGGACCGAGATATGAGGTTGCATATCCAAATGGTATTTCTCATTTTCttgaaaaattaagttttgga gCTACACATAAGTTTCCAACTCGTGATGTAATGCTTAGAGAGCTAGAAAGACATGGTGGTATTTGTGACTGTCAAGGATCCCGAGATACCACTGTATATGCTACAAGTGCTGATTCAAGAGGCTTAGAAGCAGTAACTCag GTATTGGCGGAAGTAACATTACGGCCACAGCTTTCTGTAGAAGAAATAGAGGCTGCACGGCAAGCTGTTGCATTTGAACTAGAAACCTTGGCAATGAGGCCTGAACAAGAGACAATTTTAATGGATATGATACATTCt gcAGCATACAAAGGAAACACTCTTGGTCTTCCAAAGACTTGTCCCaaagaaaatgtaaataaaatagaccGTGGAGTGATTATAAACTTCCTAAAAAACCATTACACACCTGACAGAATGGTTGTAGCTGCGGTGGGG GTTGAGCATGGGCCATTTGTTGAATATGTCCAGAAATACTTTGTGGACTCAAAGCCAACTTGGTATTCCCCTGATGATAAGGAATTTAAACCCATAATAGATAGATCTATTGCTCAATACACCGGAGGAGTAGAACAG gaAGACTGTGAAATTCCGCTTTATCCTGGCTCAGACTTGCCAGAATTGGCTCATATAGTTATTGGTATAGAAA GTTGTTCTCATGGTGACCCAGATTTCGTGGCCACATGTGTTCTAAACATGATGATGGGCGGAGGAGGGTCTTTCTCAGCTGGTGGTCCTGGAAAGGGCATGTACACACGTCTATACACTAATGTACTTAACAG ATACCACTGGATGTTCAACGCGACCGCTTACAACCACGCATATGGAGACACGGGCTTATTCTGTGTGCATTCTGCGGCACCGCCGAATCGTATTTACGACACGGCGCTGGTTATAGCCCGGGAGTTGGCCAATATGGCTGGCAAAGTGGGCGAAAATGAATTAAGG CGGGCCAAAACTCAATTGCAATCCATGCTGTTAATGAATCTCGAGGCTAGACCCGTAGTGTTCGAAGACGTTGGAAGACAAGTACTTGCTACTGGGAAGAGAAAGCCACCATCATATTTCATCAATGAGATTG aaaaaataaCAGCTGATGATATAGTCCGTGTGGCGCGTCGTATGCTCAGTAAGCGGCCATCTGTTGCCGCGAGAGGCAAACTCAGCCATTTGCCGGCCTTCGAAGAAATTCAATCGAATATGACCTTAAGCAAGAGCGACTCGCAAGGTCgaagattaaatttattccgTGCATAG
- the LOC125055686 gene encoding NADPH:adrenodoxin oxidoreductase, mitochondrial has product MKPCFSIVLRRFCSRRTVPQVCVVGAGPAGFYAAMHLSKNLRPVKIDFIEKLPVPFGLIRYGVAPDHPEVKNCINQFTKLANQENISFYGNITLGKDISLDNLRQHYDAVLLTYGAEEDKTLGIQNEDAQNIIAARNFVGWYNGHPRDKDLKVDLSGRTGTIIGQGNVALDVARILMSPIDLLKKTDITEFALQAISESNIKELYLIGRRGPLQVAFTIKELREQLKLPNCLTIWRKEDFEGVAEAVVNLQRPRKRLTELMLKSLDNQSSQPGSYENYFRPIFFRSPHKFLVHNGQVSGIELICNKLFGDNIENQRCIATENIETIDCGLVFRSIGYKIIKADNGLSFGTSGCVVNENGRVIDNKGREFGRLYVAGWLGTGPVGVIIHTMGNAFQVAINICHDLKNCESSKDGFEGLKNILKNVNSPVITWQGWEKINRFEIELGKKFGKPREKLTCISKMLEVAAE; this is encoded by the exons ATGAAACCCTGTTTTTCTATTGTTCTGAGGCGATTTTGTTCTCGAAGAACTGTTCCTCAAGTCTGCGTGGTAGGTGCAGGACCAGCTGGTTTCTATGCTGCAATGCATTTATCTAAGAATCTCAGGCCAGTTAAAATCGACTTTATCGAAAAGTTGCCTGTTCCTTTTGGATTAATTAG GTATGGAGTGGCACCAGATCACCCTGaagtaaaaaattgtattaatcaATTTACTAAATTAGCAAACCAAGAAAATATTAGCTTCTATGGAAATATAACATTAGGCAAAGATATAAGTCTGGATAATTTAAGACAACATTATGATGCAGTTTTACTT ACATATGGTGCAGAAGAGGATAAAACCTTAGGTATTCAGAATGAAGATGCACAAAATATAATAGCAGCTCGTAATTTTGTTGGTTGGTATAATGGACATCCTCGtgataaagatttaaaa GTTGATCTCTCTGGACGCACTGGAACTATTATTGGCCAAGGAAATGTTGCATTAGATGTAGCAAGAATACTCATGTCACCAATTGATTTACTTAAGAAAACTGACATAACTGAATTTGCACTACAGGCAATATCCGAGTCAAACATTAAAGAATTATACCTAATTGGAAGACGAGGGCCCCTACAAGTTGCATTTACAATAAAAGAGTTACGGGAACAATTGAAATTACCTAACTGTCTCACTATTTGGAGAAAGGAAGATTTTGAAGGTGTTGCTGAAGCAGTTGTCAACCTCCAGAGGCCTCGCAAGAGACTAACTGAGCTCATGTTGAAATCATTGGACAACCAAAGTTCACAACCTGGTTCATACGAAAACTATTTTCgaccaatattttttaggaGTCCTCACAAATTTTTAGTTCATAATGGTCAAGTTAGTGGGATTGAgcttatatgtaataaattatttggtgACAATATAGAAAATCAGAGGTGTATTGCGACAGAAAATATAGAAACTATTGATTGCGGTTTAGTTTTTCGGAGTATaggatataaaattataaaagcagataatggtttatcttttggaacTAGTGGATGTGTTGTCAATGAAAATGGAAGAGTGATAGATAATAAAGGAAGAGAATTTGGACGATTATATGTTGCTGGATGGTTGGGCACTGGACCAGTGGgtgttattatacatacaatGGGAAACGCATTCCAAGTGgcaataaatatttgtcatGACCTAAAGAATTGTGAATCGTCTAAAGATGGCTTTGAAGGTTTAAAAAACATtcttaaaaatgttaacaGCCCTGTTATAACTTGGCAGGGATGGGAAAAAATTAATAGGTTTGAAATTGAGCTGGGCAAAAAGTTTGGCAAGCCaagagaaaaattaacttGTATTAGCAAAATGTTAGAAGTTGCTGCAGAATAA